TGCGGCGGCAGGCGGCACGGCGCGCTCCTCGCCGTAGCGGGCATAGAGCGCGGGCAGCAGCAGCAGGTTGAGCGCGGTCGAGGAGATGAGGCCGCCCAGGATCACGATCGCCATCGGATGCTCGATCTCGTGCCCCGGCGCGTTGCCCGCGACGATCAGCGGCACCAGCGCGAGGCCGGCGCAGGCGGCGGTCATGAGGATCGGCACCAGACGCTCTTCCGCGCCGCGCAGCACCAGTTCGCGGCCGAAGGTCATCCCCTCGTGGCGTTCGAGATGCTGATAGTGCGATAGCAGCATGATGCCGTTGCGCGCGGCGATGCCGATGACGGTGACGAACCCGACCAGCGACCCCAGCGATAGCACCCCGCCGGTCAGCGCGACCGCGACCACGCCCCCGACCAGCGCGAAGGGCAGGCTGACGGCGACCAGCGCGGTGATGCGGCGCGAGCGGAACTCCATCCAGACCAGCAGCAGGATGCCGACAAGGCATAGCGCGCCGATGCTCCAGAGCCGGCCGCGCGATTCCTTCAGCGCGGCATATTCGCCCAGCACCTGCGGGTGATAGCCGGTCGCGAACGGCACCTTCGCAACCGCGGCGTCAACCGCCTGCGCCACGGTGCCGAGGTCCGCGCCAGCGACGTTCATCGTCACGTCGAGGCGGCGCTGGCCGTTCTCGCGCTTCACCTCATTGGGCGCGGGCGCGATCTCGATATCGGCGATATCACCGAGCCGCACCGGCGCGCCGGTGACGGGTGCCTGGATCATCAGGTCGCGGAGCGCATGGACGCTGTTCCGCACCTTGGGCTCGCCCCACACCGCCACGTCGAACGCGCGCTGGTCGCGGTAGATTTCGCCGACCTTGGCCTGCGCGACCAGCACCTGCGCCTGCCGGCGAACCTCACCGGCAGTCAGGCCGAGCCGCGCCAGTTCGGCAGGCCGCGGGCGGATGCGGATTTGCGGGACCAGCACCTGGCTCTCCAGCTTCAGGTCGGACACGCCCTGGATACCGCCGATCGCGTCGCGGACACGCACTCCCGCGGCGCGAAGTTCGGCCTGGTCGGGGCCATAGATGCGCACGACGATCGTCGCGCCGGCACCCGTCAGCACCTCCTTGATCCGCTCGCGCAGGTAGGTCAGCACGTCGCGGTAGAGGCCGGGATAGCCCTCGACCACCTCCTTGATCCGCTTCACCGACACATCGTAATCGGCATCCTCGTCGAGGCTGATCCACAATTCGGTGAAGTTGGGACCGACCACCTCGTCGGCCTGCTCGGCGCGACCGATATGCGCGCCGAAGTTACGAACACCGGGGATGCTGCGCAGTTCCTTCGACGCGCGGATCGTGATCCGGTCCATCGCCTCGATCGACGTGCCCGGCTTCTCAACGAAGTGCATCAGGAAGTCGGTTTCGCGGAAGTCGGGAAGGAACTGATCCTTGAAGGTCGCATAGCCGACACCCGCCAGCATCAGCCCGCCCGCGACGATCCCTACCGCCAGCACCGGCCGCCCGACGACGCGCGGCAGGAAGCCGACATAGCGACGCTTCAGCCCGGCGACGATGCGGGTGTCGCGCTCCTCGGTCAGCGGCGCGTTCGGCAGGAGCAGCAGGCACATCGCCGGCGTGACGGTCAGCGCGACCAGCAGCGACATGCCGATCGCCAGCACATAGGCGATGGCGAGCGGCTGGAAGAAGGTGCCGGCCACCCCGCCGAGGAAGAAGATCGGCACGAACACAAGCATCACGATCAGCGAGGCGAACACCACCGCCGAGCGCACTTCCAGCGACGCGGCCAGCACCACCGCGAAGGCCGGCTTCGGATCGGCGGACTCGCGGTTCAGCCGCAGGCGGCGCGCGATATTCTCCACGTCGATGATCGCGTCGTCGACCACCTCGCCCAGCGCGATGACGAGGCCGGCGATGATCATCACGTTGATCGTCGCGCCCGACCACAGCAGCATCAGCCCGGCGCCGAGCAGCGACAGCGGGATCGCGACGAGGCTGATCGTCGCCTGCCGCCAGTCGCGGGTGAACAGGAACAGCACCGCCGCGACCAGTGCGCAGCCGATCATCAGCGCGCGTGTCAGGTTGTCAATCGAGCGTTCGATGAAGGTCGCGGGCCGGAAGATGGTCGTGTCGACCTTCACGTCCTTCAAGCCCGGCTTCAGCTCGGCGAACGCGGCCTCGACCGCGCGGGTCAGCTCCAGCGTGTTGGCGGTCGGCTGTTTCTCGACGATCAGCATGATGCCGGGACCGTCGTCGATGATGGCGTTGCCGATCGGTGCATTGAAGCCGTCGACCACGCGCGCGACGTCGCCGATCCGAACCGGTGCCTCGCCCGCCTGCTTGACGATCGCCCGGGCGAGGTCGGCGGCGGTCTGGACGGTGCCGGTCTGCTGGACCGCGAGCCGCTGGTTGGGTGTGTCGACGAAGCCGCCGCCCCCGACCAAAACCGCGTCGCCGGCCGCGGCGCGGACCTCCGCCAGCGTCACGCCGGACGCACGCAGACGATCGGGATCGACCAGCACCTGCAATTGCCGGTCGCGCTGCCCCCAGACCGCGACGTTGGCGACGCCGGGGACCGCCATCAGCCGTGGCCGGATCGTCCAGCGGACCAGCTCGGACAATTGCATCTGATCGAGTTTCGTCGACGACAGTCCGACCTTCATCGCGCGACTGGTCGAGGACAGTGGCGGCATGAGGACGGGCTGTCGTGCCGCAAGCGGCAGGCGTGGCTGCACCTGGGCGATGCGCTCGCCGACCATCTGGCGCGCGCGGATCACGTCGGAGCCGCGCTCGAACAGGATCTGCACCGACGACAGGCCCAGCACCGATTTGGAGCGAAGCGTCATCAGGCCGGGGACACCGTTGACCGCGGTCTCGATCGGCACCGTCACCAGGCTCTCGACCTCCTCGGTCGACAGGCCCGGTGCCTCGGTCTGGATTTCCACCATCGGCGGTGCGAACTCGGGGAACACGTCGAGCGGCACGTCGCGCCCGGCACGGACCCCGAGCACCACCAGCAGCGCGGCGAGCGCGAGAACGAGGACGCGCTGCGCCAGCGCGAAATGGACGAGCCGGCCGAGCATCAGTGCGCCGCCCCGAACTCGGTGCCGAACAACTCCGCCGTACCATCGGTCACGACCTGCGCGCCGGCGGACAGTCCGCGCGCCAACAGCGCCCGTCCGCCGCTCTCCGATACCACCTCGACACGCTGCCGGACGAAGGTGTCGGGCGCGGTCTTCTGATAGACCCACTCGCCGCCATGAATGTCGCGCAGGATTGCGGCAGACGGCACCGACAGGCCCTCGGTCTGCCCGGCGAGCGGCAGGTCGACCGACACGCGCTGGCCGACCTGGAAAGCCCGGTCGCGATTGTCGACCGCGTAATAGAGGTCGACGGTGCCGGCGACGGTGTTGGCCGAAGGCGGTGCCTGCACCGGGCGCGCCGAGCGGGGCGCACCGCCATCGCCAAGAGGGCGGACCGTAGCGGAGGCTTCGCGTCGCACCTCGCCCATGTCGCTGCCGAACACCGATGCGCGCACCCACAGCACGGGTTGCGCGCCAAGCGAGGCGACCGCCGGCCCGAGCAGCCGGCGCTGCTGCCGCGCCGCGTCCAATGCGGCCTGCGCCGCGGTCAGAGCCGCCGCGGCCTCGTCACGCGCACGCACGCTGCCCGCTTCCTCACGCACCAGGCTCGCGGCGCGATCGAGAGCGATCCGCGCAAGCCGCGCCTGCGCCGTGGCACGCGCCAGTTCGGCATCTGCCGCGGCCTGCTGGCTGCCGATCTGCTGGAGGTTGGTTGTCGAATTGACCGGCACGCCGTTGGCGCTGATCGGCGGCACGACAATCTCGCCTGCCACTTCGCGCGTCGCCGTGGCCGATCCGCCATCCACCCGCGCAAGCGCGATGCCCAACCGCTGCTGCGCCTGCGGGGTCAGGGTCAGCTTCAACAGCTCGCTCTCATGCGCGATCGTCTCGGCATGGGCAGGCGGTGCGGGCGGCTTGGCAGCCTTCTCGTCGCAACCGGCAAGCAGGATCGGGATCAGAAGGAAGGTCTGGCGCATCGTGACGGCTTAGTCACGAAAGCATGGGCGCTGCTGGAGCCGACTATACAAAGTCCCAATGTAGCTGGTCATTCACGAGTTTCGATTTGAATTTGATGCTTCGACCTGATGATCGTCGGCCCCGGGGGTGCGCGTATGGAGAGAGTCGACGTGACGAGAGAGCATCCCGCCCGTAAAGTCGCCGAAATCACCCTCGGCTTTTGGCTGGCCAAGGTCGTCGCCACGACATTGGGTGAGGTTGCGGGTGACGCCATCGCCCAGACGCTGAACCTGGGCTACGTCGCCGGGCTTGCCATCACGCTGGGCCTGCTAGCGGCGTTCCTCGTCGCGCAGGTTCGTGCCGATCGCTATCGTCCTTTTCTGTTCTGGGCGACGATCGTCGGTACGACCACGGCGGGAACCGAAATAGCCGACCTGTCGACCCACACCCTCAACCTTGGCTATAACGTGACGTCGGCCATCCTTTTCGGCGGCATGTTGCTGACCCTCGGTATTTGGTATCTCAGGCGGGGCACCTGTGACGTGAGCGCGGTGGTCGACCGTGAGAGCGAGTTGTTTTTCTGGGGCGCCGTTCTGTTCTCGAACAGCCTCGGCACGGCGTTCGGCGATGGACTCGTCTATGTTTTCGGCCTCACATATACCACGGGATCGCTGGTCTGCATGGCTGTGATCGGCGCGGTTTTGCTTTTGCACTATGTTGCCCGGATCAACGCGGCATTTATATTCTGGGCGGCATTCGTCTTCACCAGGCCGTTCGGCGCCGACTTCGGGAATTTGCTCACGAAGGAAGCCGCCAAGGGCGGTTTTGGCCTCAACACGTTTGCGACTGCCTTGGTCTGCGTCCTGCTGCTTGCTGGCATTGTCGTGTGTTTCGAACGCCGGCAGCACCTTGTTGATGGACGTGGCCGCAGCCCAGCCTGAACAACTAAGCGGAGAGGCCGCCAGCGTACCTCCTAACTGATCCCATTTCTCGATTGGGATCGAATTGCGGGAATCGAAATCGCTTCTCGAAACTCGTCGGCTACGAGAATTGGGACAGTGGCGACGGTGATTGACATCGCACGGTGAGCATGGCTGATTAAGCGTATGGGGATGGCGATGTCCCCACGAGGCGTCAGCCAGAGAATCGCGTCCAGCACGAACACGCAAGGGACGCGTCATGCCTGCTCCAAACGCTATAACACCGGACAAACTTGCCCGCCTTGTCGCATCGCCCCGCGCGCCGCGTATCATCGATCTGCGCGACGGACCGACAGAAGCCATTCCGGGATCACTGTTTCCAGTTCTCCTTGATCCGACCCAATGGGGATATGCCTCCGGGTCATCAGCGGTCCTCATCGACACCGATGGTAGTGGTCTGGCAGTTGCAGCGGCCGCCATTCTTCGCAGCGAGGGTGTAGCGGCCGAAGTCTTGGACGGCGGGTTCGCCGCATGGGCGGCAAGCGGGTTGCCTACCGTTTCCCTGGTCCATCTGCCGCCACGACATGACGATGGCCAAACATGGTGGGTCACACGAGCGCGGCCCAAGGTCGATCGCATCGCCTGTCCCTGGCTGATCCGACGGTTCGTCGATCCGCAGGCCCGCTTCTTGTTCGTCGCGCCCGGTGACGTGCTGACCGTCGCCAAGCAACAACAGGCCGAGCCGTTCGACGTCGCGGACGAAGGCGTATTCTGGAGCCATCGCGGCGAGCGTTGCACCTTCGACATCATGGTCGAGGCCTTCGGCCTCGACGCGCACGAACCGCTGGTCCGCCTCGCGACGATCGTGCGGGGCGCCGATACCGATCGGCTCGACCTTGTGCCCGAGGCTGCTGGACTGCTCGCCATCTCGCTTGGCCTGTCGCGTATCCACAGTGACGATCACGCCCAGCTCGAAGCCGGCATGGCGGTATACGATGCGCTCTATCGCTGGTGCCGTGACGCGCAGGGCGAGAAGCACAACTGGTCCTCGCATCAGCCGGCGCGCGGGAAGGTGTCGTCATGACCGCGGTGACAGCCGACGTCGCGACGCCGACGCGCCCGGAACCGGTCACGCTCGGCCAGGCCTTCTGGGTCTGGCTGCGCATCGCGATGCTCTCGTTCGGCGGTCCTGCCGGACAGATCGCGGTAATGCACCGCATCCTCGTCGACGAAAAACGCTGGATCGGGGAGCAGCGGTTCCTGCACGCCCTCAACTATTGCATGTTGCTGCCAGGGCCAGAGGCGCAACAGCTCGCCACATACATCGGCTGGCTGATGCACCGGACGAAGGGCGGCATCGTCGCCGGCGTGCTGTTCGTTATTCCCGGCGCGGTCGCGATCATGGCGCTGAGCTGGGTCTATGTCCTCTACGGTCGCGTCGGTATCGTCTCGGCGCTGTTCTTCGGCCTCAAGTGCGCGGTATTGGCCGTCGTGCTTCAGGCGGTCGTGCGGATCGGCGGACGGGCGCTCAAGTCGACGCCGGCAAGGGCGCTTGCCGCGCTGGCGTTCGTCCTGATCTTCTTCGCCGGCGCGCCGTTTCCGCTGATCGTGCTGGGTGCCGGCCTCATCGGATGGTGGTCGACCCGGCAAGGCAGCACGGCCTTCAGGGGCGGAGGGCACGGCGCGTCCAAGGGCACGATCGTAGCCGACGCGGATACACTACTCGGCGAAGAGCTGCCCGCCCATGCCCGGCCGACATGGGCTGAGACGGTCCGCACAGCGCTGGTCTGGCTGGCTCTCTGGCTCGTGCCGGTCGCGGCGCTGTTGATCGCGCTCGGTCCCGATGACGTGTTCAGCCGCATCGCGACCTTCTTCTCGACGATGGCGATGGTGACGTTCGGCGGGGCCTATGCCGTCCTCGCCTATGTCGCGCAGCAGGCGGTCGAGAATTATGGCTGGCTGGGGCCGAAGGAGATGCTGGACGGTCTTGGCATTGCGGAGACGACGCCTGGGCCGCTCATCATGGTCCTGCAATTCGTCGGCTTCCTCGGCGCCTATCGCGGGTCCACCGGGCTGTCCCCGCTGTTGGCTGGGACGCTCGGCGGGCTGCTCGCGACCTGGGTAGGGTCAGGACTCGTTGATCACAGCCAGAAGATGACGGTGGCAGCGAGGGCGATGGCGGAGAAGAAGGCCGTAGGGCAGCGATCGTAGCGGGTGGCGACGCGGCGCCAGTCTTTGAGGCGGCCGAACATGATCTCGATGCGGCTGCGGCGCCGATAGCGGCGCTTATCGTACCGGACGGGCTCGTTGCGCGACCTGCGGCCTGGGATGCAAGGCTGGATGCCCTTGGCCTGAAGAGCGTCCCTGAACCAGTCGGCGTCGTAGCCGCGGTCGCCGAGCAGCCACTGCGCTTTTGGCAGGTCGTCCAGCAGCGCGGCCGCACCGGTGTAGTCGCTGACCTGACCGGCGGTCATGAAGAAGCTCAAGGGGCGACCGTTCGCGTCGGCGACGGCATGGAGCTTGGTGTTCATGCCGCCTTTCGTGCGTCCGATCAGGCGGCCGAGATCCCCCTTTATGGATGGCTCGCCCCTTATCTGAACCGTTGTTGCTTCACGACAGCGGGTCGTTTGCGGAAGGAGCGAAGGTCATGGACATTTCTGTGCTCGGGATCGATCTTGGCAAGAACAGCTGCAGCGTGGTTGGGCTGGACGCAATTGGCAAGGTTGTCGTCCGCCGACGAATGCGGCGCGAGACAGTCATCACCTACGCGGCGACCTTGCCGGCCTGCGTTGTGGCGATGGAGGCCTGCTGCGGTGCGCATCACATGGGACGTGCCTTGGCGCGACAAGGCCATGCGGTACGATTGATGTCGCCGGAATACGTCCGCCCTTACGTCAAGGCGCAGAAAAACGATGATCGTGATGCCGAGGCGATCGCCGAGGCGGCGACACGGCCGACTATGCGGTTTGTCGAGCTAAAGACCGAGGAGCAACTCGACATGCAGACGCTCCATCGTATCCGTGACCAGCTTGTCGGAGACCGCACCTCCCTGATGAACCAGATCAGGAGCCTCCTCCTCGAACGCGGTTACATCGTCCCACAGGGGCGTGCAAAGCTTGCCCTTCGGCTGGGTGAGATGCTGGATGGTGACGAACCGGTACTCGGCTCCCGCATTCACCGGCTGGTGAGCGACATGCGCCTGCGCTGGAGCGCGCTCGACGAACGGATCGCAGATCTCGATGCCGAGTTCACCGATGCGGCTCGGGCGGATGAACGGACACGGCGATTGCTGACCATTCCCGGCATCGGTGCGCTTAATGCCACTGCGCTGGTGGCAGCGATCGGGGATGCCCGGACCTTCGGGCGCGGGCGCGACCTTGCCGCATGGCTGGGCTTGGTGCCGCGGCAGGCAACGACCGGAGGCAAGCCGCGGTTGCTCGGTATCACCAAACGTGGGAGCCGTTACCTGCGCAAGAACCTGATCCAAGGTGCGCGTGCGTCCCTGCCGGTCATGAGCAAGAGCGATACGCGACTTGGCGCCTGGCTGCGCGGTCTCCTCTCACGTTCTCATCACAACACCGTCGTGGTGGCATTGGCCGCCAAGATGGCGCGTATCGTGTGGGCGCTGCTGCGACACGAGCGCACCTACGATCCGGTTGCACAAGCAGCCTGAACAAGCTCGGCCGGCGCGCCTTGCGCCAGCTAAATGATGTCTGCGGGAGGTGAGTGAAAGATGGCCTGACAGTCGACCGGTGTCCCGGAACCCTATGGCTAAAAATGGCACTCGATGCCGGCCCCTTTATGAGGACCAGGACGCGCGGATCTCCATCTTGGCCAACAACCTCGTGTTGGAAGGCCGGATACGTTTTCGCAGACTGCTCAGAACATCAGACACAAACCGCTTGCCGACGGGGCGAGCCATACGTTTTACCCGCAGGCTCGATGCCGTGCGGTGCGCCTTCAGGTAGGTCGCGTCGATCATCACCGTTTTGGGTTCGGCGCCCACCGCAGCCAGACCTTCCATGATGCGCGTGAACACGCCTGCCTCACCCCAGCGCTTCCAGCGGTTGTACAGCGTCTTGTGCGGGCCGTACGCGCCAGGAGCATCGCGCCAGCGCAGCCCGTTGCGGTTGACGAACACGATGCCGCTCAGCACCCGCCGGTCATCCACTCGAGGCTTGCCGTGGCTCTTCGGAAAGAACGGCCGCAGCCGCTCCATCTGCTCATCCGTTAGCCAAAACAGGTCGCTCATCCCGGTCTCCTCGCGGAGCCTGAATCAGATCGCGACGCTCATATCAATGGGTCCTGACCCTAACGTTCGTGCCGTGTTTCCTGTGGATCTTCCTCGGTGCGCCCTTCATCGAGCGACTGCGCGGTAACGCTGCCGTCGCGGGCGCGCTGTCGGCGATCACCGCGGCGGTCGTGGGCGTCGTACTCAACCTCGCGGTGTGGTTCGCGCTGCATACGCTGTTTCGCGAAACGACGATGGTGGCAGCAGGGCCGTTCCGCTTCGATGCGCCGGTGCTGACCAGCATCGATCCGGCCGCCTTCGTCCTCTCGCTGGGCGCAGCCTACGCGATCTTCATGACGCGGGCGGGGGTCATCACGACCCTGCTGGCGACGTCGGCTGTGGGGCTGGCGCTTTATGGGCTTGGGGTAATCCGATGAATAGCGGAGAGAAGTCGATGGATGCGATCGATCGTCGTGCGGCGCTGGGTCTGGGGATCGCAGCGGGTGCCGCCTCGTTGGGCGGGCCTGTGGCCGCACAAGCTCCTGCCAACCCGGCGCCAGCCTTCACGCCCCGGCCGCTACCGTTCGATGCAGCAACGCTTCCCGGGCTGTCCGCCAAGCTGCTGACCAGCCACCACGACAACAACTATATTGGTGCGGTCAAGCGCCTCGGAGCGATCAAGGCCGAGTTTGCCAGGCTCGACCCGATGACGGCACCGGGCTTCACGCTCAACGGGCTGAAGCGTGAGGAGCTGATCGCCTGGAACTCGATGATCCTGCACGAAATCTATTTCGCGGGCTTGGGCGGTGCTTCGCGGCCGGGCGCACGGCTTTCGCAGGCGATCGAACGCGACTTCGGCAGCCATGCGCGCTGGGCGGCCGAGTTTACCGGCATGGGCAAGGCGCTGGCTGCCGGGTCGGGATGGGTATTGCTCACCTGGAGCGAACGGGACGGGCGTCTGACGAACCAATGGGCTGCCGATCATACGATGACGCTGGCAGGGGGAACGCCGCTTCTGGCGCTCGACATGTACGAACACGCCTATGCGATCGACTATGGCGCGAAGGCCGGCGATTACGTTGATACGTACATGAAGGTGCTGAGCTGGGATGCTGCCAGTCGCCGGTTCGAGCGACTGGCGGCACCGATCTAGGCAAGGACTGGTTCGGCCACCTTGCGGCGTCGCTGAAAACGCGACGCCCATGCGGTGATCGCCGGCAGCACCAGCAGCGTCAGCGCGGTCGACGTGATGAGGCCGCCGATGACGACCGTGGCGAGCGGGCGCTGCACCTCCGCACCCGTGCCGGTGGCGAGCGCCATCGGTACGAAGCCGAGCGACGCAACCAGCGCCGTCATCAGAACCGGACGAACCCGCTCCATCGCACCATCGGCGATAGCCCGATCATCGTCCTCGCCTTCCTCGCGGTGCTTGCGGATCGCGCCCATCATGACGAGGCCGTTGAGGACCGCGACGCCCGACAACGCGATGAACCCGACTGCGGCAGTGATCGAGAAGGGAATGCCGCGCAGCAGCAGGGCGAAGACGCCGCCCGCGAGCGCCATCGGCACCGCGGAGAAGACGATCAGCGCGGGGATGAAGCCGCCAAGCGCCATGTAGAGCAGCGCATAGATCGCCAAGAAGCAGATCGGCACCACCAGCATCAGGCGAAGCCGCGCCGATTGCAGACTCTCGAAGGTGCCGCCCCAACCGGTATACATGCCGGCAGGAAGCGGCATCGCATCAATGCGGGCTTCGGCTTCCTTGACGAAGCCGCCAAGGTCGCGTCCACGCACATTGACCTGAACGGTCATCATGCGCTTGCCGTTCTCGCGGCTGATCTGATTCAACCCTTGCGTATAATTGAACCGCGCCACCTCGCGCAGCGGGATCGAGCGCGCGGTCTGTCCCTCGGGCGTCGGCAGCATGACCGGGATCGCGCCCAGCGTATCGATGTCGTCACGCTGCGCGTCGGGCAGGCGCACCACCACCGAGAAGCGCCGATCGCCCTCGAATAACAGCCCGGCTTCCCGGCCGCCCAGCGCGGCCGAGACGGTGTTCGCCACCTCCTCGACCGAGAGGCCAAGCCGTCCGGCAGCCTGGCGGTCGATCTGCACGTCGAAGGTGGGGGCGCCGTCCGTCTGCTCGACGCTGACGTCGCCCGCGCCCGGGATGGTGCGCACCGCATTGGCGATCTTCTGGGCCTGTGCGGTCATTGCATCGAGGTCGTCGCCATAGAGCTTGATCGCCACGTCGGCGCGGACGCCGGCGATCAGCTCGTTGAAGCGCATCTGGATCGGCTGCTGGATTTCGGTCCGGTTGCCGATGACCCCCTTCATCCGCTCCTCGATGCGGGCGATGATATCCTCCTTGGTCTTTACCTCCGCCGGCCATTCGCTTTCCGGCTTGGGAATGACATAGGTGTCCGACGAGTTGGGCGGCATGGGATCGGTGCCGAGGTCGGCGTTGCCGTTCTTGGAGAAGACCAGCGCCACCTCCGGCAGCGTCTTCAACGCATCCTCGATCCGCATCTGCATCTGCGTCGACTGGTCGATCGAGGCCGAGGGCACGCGGAAGTTGGTGACGGTGATGTCCTTCTCGTCGAGCTGCGGCATGAACTCCTCGCCGAGGAAGCCGAAGCAGAACACCGCCGCGACGAACACGCCGGCACCGGCCGTGATGAAGGGCAACGGTCGGGCGATCGCCTTGCCCAGCAGCGGCGCATACCGCTCCTTGAACCAGCGGATCGGCTTCACCTCCGTTTCGCTGACCCGGCCCTTGATAAGGATCACGATCATCGCCGGCACGAAGGTCAGCGACAGGACGAAGGCGCAGGCCAGCGCGATCATCAGCGTCGTCGCCATCGGCGAGAACGTCTTTCCCTCGACGCCCTGGAACGTGAGCAGCGGGACGAAGACGAGGAAGATGATAAGCTGGCCGAAGACGGTCGGCCGGATCATCTCCTTCGCCGATGCGGCGGTCGTCTCAAGGCGCTCGTCCAGCGTCAGCAGGCGGTTCTCGGCGTGCTGGCGCTCGGCGAGGTGGCGCAGCGCATTCTCGACGATGATGACCGCCCCGTCGACGATCAGGCCGAAGTCGAGCGCGCCCAGGCTCATCAGATTGCCGGATACGCCCAGCGCATTCATGCCCGATGCCGTCATCAGCATCGTGATCGGAATGACCGCGGCGGTGATGAGCGCGGCGCGGACGTTGCCGAGCAACAGGAACAGGACGACGATGACGAGCAACGCGCCCTCGATCAGGTTTTTCTCGACCGTCGCGATCGTCGCGTTGACCAGCTTCGAGCGGTTATAGACGGGTTCGGCGAATACATCGGGCGGCAGCGTCCGGTTGACCTGTTCCAGCTTCTCTCCGACCGCGGTCGCGACGATGCGGCTGTTCTCGCCTACCAGCATCAGCACGGTCGAGATGACCGCCTCCGATCCCATGCGGCTGCCCGACCCGGTGCGGACCGCACCACCGATCATCACTTGCCCGACGTCCTTGACCCGCACGGGCACGCCGTTGCGGGTGGCGACGACCGCCTCCTGGATGTCCTCGATCGACTTCAGGCGGGCATCGGCGCGAACCAGAAAGCTCTCGCCGGCGCGGCGCACATAGTTCGAGCCTGCCGAGACGTTCGCCCGCTCCATCGCATCGGCCAGCTCGGTGATCGAGATGCCGTAGGAGGCGAGCGCATTGAGGTTGGGTTCGATCAGATACTGTTTGACATAACCGCCATTGGAATCGACCCCGGCAACGCCCTTCACGTTGCGCATCTGCGGCCGGATGATCCAGTCCTGCACCGTGCGCAGATAGGCAGCCTTGGCGAGTTCGGTGGTCAGCCGCTCGCCCTCCGGCGTCAGATAGCTGCCGTCCGACTGCCAGCCCGGCTGACCATCGACCGTCTTCACGCCCTTGCCGTCCGGGTGACGGAAGGCGATCGAGTAGAAGAAGATCTCGCCGAGGCCGGTGCTGAGCGGCGCGAGGTTGGGTTGCACGCCTGCCGGCAGGCTGTCCTTCGCCTGGGCGAGCCGTTCCGTGACCTGCGCCCTCGCGAAGTAGATGCTGGTCGCGTCGGTGAAGACCGCCGTCACCTGGCTGAAGCCGTTGCGCGAGAAGGAGCGCGTCATCTCCAGCCCGGGGATGCCCGCCAATGCCGTCTCGACGGGGAACGTCACCTGCTTTTCGACATCGACCGGGCCGAGCGAGGGGACGAAGGTGCTGATCTGCA
The window above is part of the Sphingomonas sp. JUb134 genome. Proteins encoded here:
- a CDS encoding COG4705 family protein, encoding MERVDVTREHPARKVAEITLGFWLAKVVATTLGEVAGDAIAQTLNLGYVAGLAITLGLLAAFLVAQVRADRYRPFLFWATIVGTTTAGTEIADLSTHTLNLGYNVTSAILFGGMLLTLGIWYLRRGTCDVSAVVDRESELFFWGAVLFSNSLGTAFGDGLVYVFGLTYTTGSLVCMAVIGAVLLLHYVARINAAFIFWAAFVFTRPFGADFGNLLTKEAAKGGFGLNTFATALVCVLLLAGIVVCFERRQHLVDGRGRSPA
- a CDS encoding chromate resistance protein ChrB domain-containing protein, yielding MPAPNAITPDKLARLVASPRAPRIIDLRDGPTEAIPGSLFPVLLDPTQWGYASGSSAVLIDTDGSGLAVAAAAILRSEGVAAEVLDGGFAAWAASGLPTVSLVHLPPRHDDGQTWWVTRARPKVDRIACPWLIRRFVDPQARFLFVAPGDVLTVAKQQQAEPFDVADEGVFWSHRGERCTFDIMVEAFGLDAHEPLVRLATIVRGADTDRLDLVPEAAGLLAISLGLSRIHSDDHAQLEAGMAVYDALYRWCRDAQGEKHNWSSHQPARGKVSS
- a CDS encoding IS110 family transposase, with product MDISVLGIDLGKNSCSVVGLDAIGKVVVRRRMRRETVITYAATLPACVVAMEACCGAHHMGRALARQGHAVRLMSPEYVRPYVKAQKNDDRDAEAIAEAATRPTMRFVELKTEEQLDMQTLHRIRDQLVGDRTSLMNQIRSLLLERGYIVPQGRAKLALRLGEMLDGDEPVLGSRIHRLVSDMRLRWSALDERIADLDAEFTDAARADERTRRLLTIPGIGALNATALVAAIGDARTFGRGRDLAAWLGLVPRQATTGGKPRLLGITKRGSRYLRKNLIQGARASLPVMSKSDTRLGAWLRGLLSRSHHNTVVVALAAKMARIVWALLRHERTYDPVAQAA
- a CDS encoding efflux RND transporter periplasmic adaptor subunit translates to MRQTFLLIPILLAGCDEKAAKPPAPPAHAETIAHESELLKLTLTPQAQQRLGIALARVDGGSATATREVAGEIVVPPISANGVPVNSTTNLQQIGSQQAAADAELARATAQARLARIALDRAASLVREEAGSVRARDEAAAALTAAQAALDAARQQRRLLGPAVASLGAQPVLWVRASVFGSDMGEVRREASATVRPLGDGGAPRSARPVQAPPSANTVAGTVDLYYAVDNRDRAFQVGQRVSVDLPLAGQTEGLSVPSAAILRDIHGGEWVYQKTAPDTFVRQRVEVVSESGGRALLARGLSAGAQVVTDGTAELFGTEFGAAH
- a CDS encoding efflux RND transporter permease subunit, which codes for MLGRLVHFALAQRVLVLALAALLVVLGVRAGRDVPLDVFPEFAPPMVEIQTEAPGLSTEEVESLVTVPIETAVNGVPGLMTLRSKSVLGLSSVQILFERGSDVIRARQMVGERIAQVQPRLPLAARQPVLMPPLSSTSRAMKVGLSSTKLDQMQLSELVRWTIRPRLMAVPGVANVAVWGQRDRQLQVLVDPDRLRASGVTLAEVRAAAGDAVLVGGGGFVDTPNQRLAVQQTGTVQTAADLARAIVKQAGEAPVRIGDVARVVDGFNAPIGNAIIDDGPGIMLIVEKQPTANTLELTRAVEAAFAELKPGLKDVKVDTTIFRPATFIERSIDNLTRALMIGCALVAAVLFLFTRDWRQATISLVAIPLSLLGAGLMLLWSGATINVMIIAGLVIALGEVVDDAIIDVENIARRLRLNRESADPKPAFAVVLAASLEVRSAVVFASLIVMLVFVPIFFLGGVAGTFFQPLAIAYVLAIGMSLLVALTVTPAMCLLLLPNAPLTEERDTRIVAGLKRRYVGFLPRVVGRPVLAVGIVAGGLMLAGVGYATFKDQFLPDFRETDFLMHFVEKPGTSIEAMDRITIRASKELRSIPGVRNFGAHIGRAEQADEVVGPNFTELWISLDEDADYDVSVKRIKEVVEGYPGLYRDVLTYLRERIKEVLTGAGATIVVRIYGPDQAELRAAGVRVRDAIGGIQGVSDLKLESQVLVPQIRIRPRPAELARLGLTAGEVRRQAQVLVAQAKVGEIYRDQRAFDVAVWGEPKVRNSVHALRDLMIQAPVTGAPVRLGDIADIEIAPAPNEVKRENGQRRLDVTMNVAGADLGTVAQAVDAAVAKVPFATGYHPQVLGEYAALKESRGRLWSIGALCLVGILLLVWMEFRSRRITALVAVSLPFALVGGVVAVALTGGVLSLGSLVGFVTVIGIAARNGIMLLSHYQHLERHEGMTFGRELVLRGAEERLVPILMTAACAGLALVPLIVAGNAPGHEIEHPMAIVILGGLISSTALNLLLLPALYARYGEERAVPPAAAPKEVLA